Proteins from a single region of Nitrospira sp.:
- a CDS encoding helix-turn-helix domain-containing protein — translation MEQTWLTVDELAAVLKVSPKSIRRAYRKGEIPVDRFCRFVRFDLERVKEALQAKGHSSSLVLPQKNEGQRSATGGASRRRAQRTRPRLGKTGASIAQTPRRKK, via the coding sequence ATGGAACAAACTTGGTTGACCGTCGATGAGTTGGCCGCCGTGCTTAAAGTGAGTCCTAAGTCGATCCGCAGGGCCTACCGTAAGGGTGAGATTCCTGTCGATCGATTCTGCCGGTTTGTGCGGTTTGACCTGGAGCGAGTCAAAGAAGCCCTCCAGGCCAAGGGGCATAGTTCGTCCTTGGTTCTGCCTCAGAAGAATGAGGGGCAGCGCAGCGCGACCGGCGGCGCCAGCCGGCGGCGCGCGCAGCGGACCCGCCCCCGACTTGGTAAGACGGGGGCGTCTATCGCTCAGACGCCAAGGAGGAAGAAATGA